One window of Toxotes jaculatrix isolate fToxJac2 chromosome 19, fToxJac2.pri, whole genome shotgun sequence genomic DNA carries:
- the plg gene encoding plasminogen isoform X1, protein MDLYKAAFLLGALICTVSGKDVDGYVRTQGVWLLPRNRRTYSVQTVDECATKCNTETMFLCRSFMYTEKDQECWTAAANSKTETILRRISTVLYEKQEYLLECVNGIGTDYRGTKSTTKSGKTCQRWDANFPHRPNIRPQTHPQADLEFNFCRNPDGDSGGVWCYTTDANTRWEHCNVSSCSDECIHCSGEDYRGKTSITENGFTCQRWDSQKPHNHGYNPSALPEKYLEENYCRNPDGDPRPWCFTTNPSKRWDFCSIPRCTSEPPTIIPELTCATGEGGAYRGTVAVTESGKTCQSWSSQTPHKHNRTPENYPCKGLDNNYCRNPDNERMPWCYTTESETRWEYCKVPRCGDSNDDDAVIPPEEEDCFEGDGTSYRGITSETISGKKCQFWSSMSPHRHSKTPENFPTADLRRNLCRNPDGDRAPWCYTTDPTVRWEYCNLEKCRTSTSDSGGSPTQQPVPQTPVEDCKVGNGQTYRGPTSITALGVTCQAWSAQSPHTHSSFTPQTHPTSGLEGNNCRNPDNDVNGPWCYTTDKSKKWDYCQIPDCAGLNCGTPVIKPKRCFGRIVGGCVSKAHSWPWQVSLRTNTGVHFCGATLINPQWVLTAAHCLERSRRPSAYKVLLGIHTERANELSKQERDLDKLVLGPNGADIALLKLQRPAIINDKVLPVCLPEKDYIVPSGTECYVTGWGETQGTGGDGTLKEAGFPVIENKICNRPSYLNGRVRDHEMCAGNIEGGTDSCQGDSGGPLVCYSQNGYVLQGVTSWGLGCAQAMKPGVYARVSKFIDWIERTIATG, encoded by the exons ATGGACCTGTACAAAGCAGCTTTCCTCCTGGGAGCCCTGATCTGCACTG TGAGTGGTAAGGACGTGGACGGCTACGTCAGAACTCAAGGGGTGTGGCTCCTCCCGCGGAACAGGCGAACTTATTCGGTACAAACTGTGGATGAGTGCGCCACCAAATGTAACACTGAAACAATGTTCTTATGCAG GTCATTTATGTACACTGAAAAGGATCAAGAGTGTTGGACTGCAGCAGCCAACTCTAAAACAGAGACGATCCTGCGCAGAATCAGCACAGTTTTATATGAAAAACAAG AATACCTCCTGGAGTGTGTAAATGGAATAGGAACCGATTACAGAGGAACAAAGTCCACAACAAAATCAGGAAAGACATGTCAGAGATGGGATGCAAATTTCCCACACAGACCAAA TATCAGACCGCAGACCCACCCCCAAGCAGACCTGGAGTTCAACTTTTGCAGAAACCCTGATGGAGACTCAGGGGGAGTCTGGTGTTACACCACAGATGCCAACACCCGCTGGGAGCACTGCAATGTGTCCTCCTGCTCTG ATGAGTGTATACACTGCAGTGGTGAGGActacagaggaaaaacatccATTACTGAGAATGGTTTCACCTGCCAACGCTGGGACTCCCAGAAACCTCACAACCACGGCTACAACCCCAGCGC CCTTCCAGAGAAGTACCTCGAAGAAAACTACTGCAGAAACCCTGATGGAGACCCCCGACCTTGGTGCTTTACCACTAACCCATCCAAACGATGGGACTTCTGCTCCATTCCCCGCTGCA cATCTGAGCCTCCCACCATCATCCCAGAGCTGACCTGCGCCACTGGTGAAGGCGGAGCGTACCGAGGCACGGTTGCCGTGACAGAGTCTGGCAAAACCTGCCAGAGCTGGTCGTCTCAGACGCCTCACAAACACAACCGCACCCCAGAGAACTACCCCTGCAA AGGCCTCGATAACAACTACTGTCGTAACCCCGACAACGAGAGGATGCCCTGGTGTTACACCACTGAATCTGAAACTCGCTGGGAGTACTGCAAGGTGCCAAGATGTGGGGATTCCAATGATG ATGATGCAGTGATCCccccagaggaggaggactgttTTGAGGGGGATGGGACCAGTTACCGTGGCATAACATCAGAGACCATCAGCGGGAAGAAATGTCAATTCTGGAGTTCAATGAGTCCACACAGACATTCAAAAACACCAGAGAACTTCCCCACAGC GGACCTCAGGAGGAATCTGTGCAGGAACCCTGACGGAGACCGAGCTCCCTGGTGTTACACTACAGACCCCACCGTCCGCTGGGAGTACTGCAACCTGGAAAAATGCCGCACCAGCACTTCAGATTCAGGAGGATCACCTACCCAACAGCCTGTACCCCAGACCCCAGTAGAGG ACTGTAAGGTTGGAAATGGACAAACTTACCGGGGCCCAACCTCCATCACCGCTCTGGGTGTGACCTGCCAGGCCTGGAGTGCTCAgagtcctcacacacacagcagcttcaccccACAAACTCACCCCACCAGCGGCCTGGAGGGCAAT AACTGCAGAAACCCAGATAACGATGTGAACGGACCATGGTGCTACACTACCGACAAGAGCAAGAAATGGGACTACTGTCAGATCCCTGACTGTG CTGGACTGAACTGTGGGACGCCAGTTATCAAACCAAAGCGTTGTTTTGGTCGCATTGTTGGAGGCTGCGTGTCTAAAGCTCACTCGTGGCCCTGGCAAGTCAGTCTCCGGACTAA TACAGGAGTCCATTTCTGTGGAGCAACTCTGATTAACCCTCAGTGGGTCCTCACTGCTGCACACTGCCTGGAGAG ATCCAGGCGGCCCTCAGCCTACAAAGTTCTCCTGGGGATCCACACAGAGAGAGCCAACGAGCTGTCGAAACAGGAGAGGGATCTGGATAAACTGGTGCTGGGACCCAACGGAGCCGACATCGCTCTGCTCAAACTGCAGAG acctGCAATAATAAATGACAAAGTCCTGCCAGTTTGTCTGCCAGAGAAGGACTATATTGTTCCCAGTGGAACAGAGTGTTATGTTACAGGATGGGGAGAAACTCAAG GTACGGGAGGTGATGGCACCCTGAAGGAAGCTGGTTTCCCTGTGATCGAGAACAAGATCTGTAATCGTCCGTCCTATCTGAACGGCAGAGTCAGAGACCACGAGATGTGTGCTGGAAACATTGAGGGAGGAACAGACAGCTGCCAG GGTGACAGCGGTGGTCCTCTGGTGTGCTATTCTCAGAATGGGTATGTCCTGCAAGGTGTGACGTCCTGGGGCTTAGGCTGCGCCCAGGCCATGAAACCCGGCGTCTACGCTCGTGTCTCTAAGTTTATCGACTGGATCGAGAGAACCATTGCAACCGGTTAA
- the plg gene encoding plasminogen isoform X2, translating to MDLYKAAFLLGALICTVSGKDVDGYVRTQGVWLLPRNRRTYSVQTVDECATKCNTETMFLCRSFMYTEKDQECWTAAANSKTETILRRISTVLYEKQEYLLECVNGIGTDYRGTKSTTKSGKTCQRWDANFPHRPNIRPQTHPQADLEFNFCRNPDGDSGGVWCYTTDANTRWEHCNVSSCSDECIHCSGEDYRGKTSITENGFTCQRWDSQKPHNHGYNPSALPEKYLEENYCRNPDGDPRPWCFTTNPSKRWDFCSIPRCTSEPPTIIPELTCATGEGGAYRGTVAVTESGKTCQSWSSQTPHKHNRTPENYPCKGLDNNYCRNPDNERMPWCYTTESETRWEYCKVPRCGDSNDDDAVIPPEEEDCFEGDGTSYRGITSETISGKKCQFWSSMSPHRHSKTPENFPTADLRRNLCRNPDGDRAPWCYTTDPTVRWEYCNLEKCRTSTSDSGGSPTQQPVPQTPVEDCKVGNGQTYRGPTSITALGVTCQAWSAQSPHTHSSFTPQTHPTSGLEGNNCRNPDNDVNGPWCYTTDKSKKWDYCQIPDCAGLNCGTPVIKPKRCFGRIVGGCVSKAHSWPWQVSLRTNTGVHFCGATLINPQWVLTAAHCLERSRRPSAYKVLLGIHTERANELSKQERDLDKLVLGPNGADIALLKLQRPAIINDKVLPVCLPEKDYIVPSGTECYVTGWGETQGKVRHVYVRSLWGPV from the exons ATGGACCTGTACAAAGCAGCTTTCCTCCTGGGAGCCCTGATCTGCACTG TGAGTGGTAAGGACGTGGACGGCTACGTCAGAACTCAAGGGGTGTGGCTCCTCCCGCGGAACAGGCGAACTTATTCGGTACAAACTGTGGATGAGTGCGCCACCAAATGTAACACTGAAACAATGTTCTTATGCAG GTCATTTATGTACACTGAAAAGGATCAAGAGTGTTGGACTGCAGCAGCCAACTCTAAAACAGAGACGATCCTGCGCAGAATCAGCACAGTTTTATATGAAAAACAAG AATACCTCCTGGAGTGTGTAAATGGAATAGGAACCGATTACAGAGGAACAAAGTCCACAACAAAATCAGGAAAGACATGTCAGAGATGGGATGCAAATTTCCCACACAGACCAAA TATCAGACCGCAGACCCACCCCCAAGCAGACCTGGAGTTCAACTTTTGCAGAAACCCTGATGGAGACTCAGGGGGAGTCTGGTGTTACACCACAGATGCCAACACCCGCTGGGAGCACTGCAATGTGTCCTCCTGCTCTG ATGAGTGTATACACTGCAGTGGTGAGGActacagaggaaaaacatccATTACTGAGAATGGTTTCACCTGCCAACGCTGGGACTCCCAGAAACCTCACAACCACGGCTACAACCCCAGCGC CCTTCCAGAGAAGTACCTCGAAGAAAACTACTGCAGAAACCCTGATGGAGACCCCCGACCTTGGTGCTTTACCACTAACCCATCCAAACGATGGGACTTCTGCTCCATTCCCCGCTGCA cATCTGAGCCTCCCACCATCATCCCAGAGCTGACCTGCGCCACTGGTGAAGGCGGAGCGTACCGAGGCACGGTTGCCGTGACAGAGTCTGGCAAAACCTGCCAGAGCTGGTCGTCTCAGACGCCTCACAAACACAACCGCACCCCAGAGAACTACCCCTGCAA AGGCCTCGATAACAACTACTGTCGTAACCCCGACAACGAGAGGATGCCCTGGTGTTACACCACTGAATCTGAAACTCGCTGGGAGTACTGCAAGGTGCCAAGATGTGGGGATTCCAATGATG ATGATGCAGTGATCCccccagaggaggaggactgttTTGAGGGGGATGGGACCAGTTACCGTGGCATAACATCAGAGACCATCAGCGGGAAGAAATGTCAATTCTGGAGTTCAATGAGTCCACACAGACATTCAAAAACACCAGAGAACTTCCCCACAGC GGACCTCAGGAGGAATCTGTGCAGGAACCCTGACGGAGACCGAGCTCCCTGGTGTTACACTACAGACCCCACCGTCCGCTGGGAGTACTGCAACCTGGAAAAATGCCGCACCAGCACTTCAGATTCAGGAGGATCACCTACCCAACAGCCTGTACCCCAGACCCCAGTAGAGG ACTGTAAGGTTGGAAATGGACAAACTTACCGGGGCCCAACCTCCATCACCGCTCTGGGTGTGACCTGCCAGGCCTGGAGTGCTCAgagtcctcacacacacagcagcttcaccccACAAACTCACCCCACCAGCGGCCTGGAGGGCAAT AACTGCAGAAACCCAGATAACGATGTGAACGGACCATGGTGCTACACTACCGACAAGAGCAAGAAATGGGACTACTGTCAGATCCCTGACTGTG CTGGACTGAACTGTGGGACGCCAGTTATCAAACCAAAGCGTTGTTTTGGTCGCATTGTTGGAGGCTGCGTGTCTAAAGCTCACTCGTGGCCCTGGCAAGTCAGTCTCCGGACTAA TACAGGAGTCCATTTCTGTGGAGCAACTCTGATTAACCCTCAGTGGGTCCTCACTGCTGCACACTGCCTGGAGAG ATCCAGGCGGCCCTCAGCCTACAAAGTTCTCCTGGGGATCCACACAGAGAGAGCCAACGAGCTGTCGAAACAGGAGAGGGATCTGGATAAACTGGTGCTGGGACCCAACGGAGCCGACATCGCTCTGCTCAAACTGCAGAG acctGCAATAATAAATGACAAAGTCCTGCCAGTTTGTCTGCCAGAGAAGGACTATATTGTTCCCAGTGGAACAGAGTGTTATGTTACAGGATGGGGAGAAACTCAAGGTAAAGTACgtcatgtgtatgt GCGATCTTTGTGGGGACCAGTGTGA